The following proteins are co-located in the Pontiella desulfatans genome:
- a CDS encoding GH36-type glycosyl hydrolase domain-containing protein, with amino-acid sequence MTSIEQYGRFIPEEGCFELTAPPPRKWINLHYNLIGDNEIYSEITNIGDGRTVCRDHAGNTCVLVDWDHKYCYIRDEKSGTVFCPGGEPAPQQVDNVVTKYYPAKTITTGECIGLKVEQRVFVPLDHPMEVRTVWVENATAEEREVSVFMYAMFQLNGCDSESNTVWKDNLSFIEPEINGVLVVNRHADVPTGRYKGYVVALNHYHGASGYRDYFTRSDFSLGTPKILWGWDADNKPGMGPDCAGVVQVKIKIPAGAKGRADFLLGQTSSLDEVKGILQQTNEQTVDGWCAAQEAAEAKRTNAFTVDTGNENWDGLLNTFVKKQLYSYLLNKAGFRDNLQCDCALALCDYEAAKGNLLRALSSQYANGSVPHGFRPLNDLLYSDQPAWIFLTVPWLIKESGDFSLLDETVPYLGSDETGTVWDHMLRAMRYLANDTGANALCDQHYADWNDGLEATKEAGDRESVMVTMQFCFGMKEFVELAQRRGDSDVAGEAQGYYDTFAARLNDVAWDGEWYVRTICGDGYRIGSAAGKEGRIFMNTQSWAVLAGVASDERAELCMAAVDEHCEKEVGFQVCAPGFSKYDPRVGRNSGSLPGTGENGGCYNHAAGFKAVADCMMGRAEEAWRTFEKVAPDNPLNPVSNSECEPFSFNNFYVQVPGFMGKSGYPWRTGTSGWFTMLMVEWILGARRHYGGLLIDPCLPKHIKSAGIQRTYRGTVFNIKLDNTSGRCKGAVEIRVDGIPMVGNLLTCIDGGTHEVHVMI; translated from the coding sequence ATGACTTCCATCGAACAGTATGGCCGCTTCATCCCGGAAGAGGGGTGCTTTGAGCTGACCGCTCCGCCGCCGCGCAAGTGGATCAACCTTCACTACAACCTAATCGGCGATAACGAAATCTATTCCGAGATCACCAACATCGGCGACGGGCGCACCGTCTGCCGAGACCACGCGGGCAATACCTGCGTGCTCGTCGATTGGGATCACAAATATTGCTACATCCGCGACGAGAAATCCGGCACCGTTTTCTGTCCCGGTGGCGAACCCGCACCGCAGCAGGTCGATAACGTCGTTACCAAATACTATCCGGCCAAGACCATCACGACCGGCGAGTGCATCGGCCTCAAGGTGGAACAGCGCGTCTTCGTTCCGCTCGACCATCCGATGGAAGTGCGCACGGTTTGGGTTGAGAATGCGACCGCTGAAGAGCGCGAGGTTTCCGTCTTCATGTATGCGATGTTTCAGCTCAATGGCTGCGATTCCGAAAGCAACACGGTTTGGAAAGACAACCTCTCCTTTATCGAACCGGAGATCAACGGCGTTCTGGTGGTGAATCGCCATGCGGATGTGCCGACCGGCCGCTACAAAGGCTATGTGGTTGCGCTTAACCACTACCATGGTGCCAGCGGCTACCGCGACTATTTCACCCGCTCCGATTTTTCCCTCGGCACGCCGAAAATTCTGTGGGGCTGGGATGCCGATAACAAACCGGGCATGGGCCCCGACTGTGCGGGCGTTGTGCAGGTGAAGATAAAGATCCCCGCCGGAGCCAAAGGGCGCGCCGATTTCCTGTTGGGGCAAACGTCCTCGCTCGACGAGGTGAAGGGCATTCTTCAGCAAACCAATGAGCAAACCGTCGATGGATGGTGTGCCGCGCAGGAGGCTGCCGAGGCCAAGCGCACCAATGCGTTTACGGTCGATACCGGCAACGAAAACTGGGATGGGTTGCTGAACACCTTTGTCAAAAAACAGCTCTATTCCTATCTGCTGAATAAGGCGGGTTTCCGTGACAACCTGCAATGCGACTGCGCATTGGCGCTGTGCGACTATGAAGCGGCGAAGGGCAACCTGTTGCGGGCGCTCTCTTCGCAATACGCCAACGGTTCCGTGCCGCACGGCTTCCGCCCGCTCAACGACCTGCTCTATTCCGACCAGCCGGCCTGGATTTTCCTGACGGTACCGTGGCTCATCAAAGAGAGCGGCGACTTCTCGTTGCTGGATGAAACGGTTCCATACCTTGGAAGCGATGAAACGGGAACAGTGTGGGATCATATGCTGCGCGCCATGCGCTACCTCGCCAACGACACCGGCGCAAACGCCCTGTGCGACCAGCACTATGCTGATTGGAATGACGGGCTGGAAGCGACGAAGGAAGCCGGCGACCGCGAATCGGTGATGGTGACGATGCAGTTTTGTTTCGGCATGAAGGAATTTGTGGAACTGGCGCAACGACGAGGCGATTCCGATGTGGCCGGGGAGGCGCAGGGCTATTACGACACCTTTGCCGCACGTCTGAACGATGTCGCCTGGGATGGCGAATGGTATGTCCGGACGATCTGCGGCGACGGCTACCGCATCGGTTCTGCAGCCGGCAAGGAAGGGCGGATCTTTATGAACACGCAGAGCTGGGCGGTGCTGGCCGGCGTTGCTTCAGACGAGCGGGCGGAATTGTGCATGGCGGCGGTGGATGAGCATTGCGAAAAGGAGGTCGGCTTCCAGGTCTGCGCACCGGGGTTTTCGAAATACGATCCGCGCGTTGGCCGCAACTCCGGCAGCCTGCCGGGCACCGGCGAAAACGGCGGGTGCTACAACCACGCCGCCGGATTCAAGGCCGTGGCCGACTGCATGATGGGGCGCGCCGAAGAGGCGTGGCGCACCTTTGAAAAGGTTGCGCCGGACAATCCGCTCAACCCGGTTTCGAATTCCGAGTGCGAGCCGTTTTCCTTCAACAACTTTTATGTGCAGGTGCCGGGGTTCATGGGCAAGTCGGGTTATCCGTGGCGCACGGGCACCTCCGGTTGGTTCACGATGCTGATGGTCGAATGGATCCTCGGCGCGCGCCGCCACTACGGCGGCCTGCTGATTGATCCGTGCCTGCCGAAGCACATTAAAAGCGCGGGCATCCAGCGCACCTATCGCGGAACGGTGTTCAACATCAAACTCGACAACACCTCAGGGCGCTGCAAGGGCGCCGTGGAGATCCGGGTGGACGGTATTCCAATGGTTGGAAATCTGCTGACGTGCATCGATGGCGGAACGCACGAAGTGCATGTGATGATTTAA
- a CDS encoding GH36-type glycosyl hydrolase domain-containing protein produces the protein MQYGYFDDENKEYVITRPDTPKPWSNYIGSAEFGGLVTNNAAGYTFYKSAAQGRLTRFRFNSPPSSFPGRYVYLRDRETFKHWSNSWMPGAPPIEEFDYECRHGTGYTKIKSGFQGLESEVLYFVPPNATHEVWKITVRNPGDADRSVSVFPFVEPQCNWNAEDDGTNLQYTQYIAATAYEDGVIDIGSNINMPTDPEHFENKDQARHTFFALDGADVAGFDTDLECFLGAHGSYAAPQAVVEGACRGSLSAGDLPCAAFQVDLDLAPGEEQTFSVCFGVNEVPRAMDIENAFAGVKQHWHSRLGELKVETPDAGFNSMLNVWAPYNNLMTFYWSRAASMVYAGERDGLGYRDTLQDLVGSVSLIAEESLECLELMLTGQYANGGAMPVVKPFAHSPGSEGPPPHYRSDDALWLFNAVPAYVKETGDFDFYTKVLPYADQGEASVFGHLRRAIEFNLERSGAHGLPCGLHADWNDCIRLGEKGETVFVALQLRYALREYVEIAERLEEGAEAGWAREQLASLDKNIEVHAWDGEWYLRAYRYDGLKFGSRENDEGSIFMNPQSWAVLSGHATGDRATQVMESMHNQLATDYGVMICTPPYVKTDPEVCLGRLFNPGMKENGGVFNHTQGWAVMAAAELGMGDRAWEYMRNVMPASYNDRAEIRQVEPYVVCQSTHSLFSPRYGAGRLSWLSGSAVWNHVAMTSAILGLKSEYDGFRIDPCIPSEWPGFKAERMFRGRKLNIEVRNPNGAQKGVKELMLNGEQLSGTLIPGDLLKDENEIVAVM, from the coding sequence ATGCAATACGGATACTTTGACGACGAAAACAAAGAATATGTCATCACCCGCCCCGATACGCCCAAGCCGTGGAGCAACTATATCGGCAGCGCGGAATTCGGCGGGCTGGTGACAAACAACGCGGCGGGTTACACCTTTTATAAATCGGCGGCGCAAGGGCGTCTGACCCGCTTCCGTTTTAACAGTCCGCCATCCTCGTTCCCCGGCCGCTATGTCTATTTGCGCGACCGCGAAACTTTCAAACATTGGAGCAATTCGTGGATGCCCGGCGCTCCGCCCATCGAAGAATTCGACTACGAGTGCCGCCACGGCACCGGCTACACGAAGATCAAGTCCGGCTTCCAGGGATTGGAAAGCGAAGTGCTCTATTTTGTTCCGCCGAATGCGACACACGAAGTGTGGAAAATCACGGTGCGCAATCCCGGCGATGCCGACCGCTCTGTCAGTGTTTTTCCCTTCGTGGAACCGCAATGCAATTGGAACGCCGAAGACGATGGCACCAACCTGCAATACACGCAGTACATTGCCGCCACGGCTTATGAAGATGGAGTGATCGATATCGGCTCCAACATCAACATGCCGACCGATCCCGAACATTTTGAAAATAAAGACCAGGCGCGTCACACCTTCTTTGCGTTGGATGGAGCCGATGTTGCCGGATTCGATACGGATCTCGAATGCTTCCTCGGTGCGCATGGCTCCTATGCCGCACCGCAGGCCGTGGTGGAGGGGGCGTGTCGCGGCTCGTTGTCTGCGGGCGATCTGCCATGCGCGGCATTCCAGGTTGATCTGGATCTGGCTCCCGGAGAGGAGCAAACATTTTCTGTTTGCTTTGGTGTGAACGAAGTGCCCCGCGCAATGGATATAGAAAACGCCTTTGCTGGCGTGAAGCAGCATTGGCATTCGCGCCTTGGCGAACTGAAGGTGGAGACGCCCGACGCCGGATTCAATTCGATGCTCAATGTCTGGGCACCGTACAACAATCTGATGACCTTTTATTGGTCACGTGCTGCGAGCATGGTTTATGCGGGCGAGCGCGATGGACTGGGCTACCGCGATACGCTGCAGGATCTGGTGGGTTCGGTTTCGCTGATTGCCGAGGAGTCGCTGGAGTGTCTGGAGCTGATGCTGACGGGGCAGTATGCCAACGGTGGTGCCATGCCGGTGGTGAAGCCGTTTGCCCACTCGCCGGGCAGCGAAGGGCCTCCGCCGCACTACCGCTCCGACGATGCACTATGGCTCTTCAATGCCGTGCCGGCCTATGTGAAGGAAACGGGCGACTTCGATTTCTACACCAAGGTGCTGCCCTATGCCGACCAGGGCGAGGCTTCGGTCTTCGGGCATCTGCGCCGCGCCATTGAATTCAACCTCGAACGCTCCGGCGCGCACGGTCTGCCGTGTGGGCTGCATGCCGATTGGAACGACTGCATCCGGTTGGGCGAAAAAGGCGAGACGGTCTTTGTGGCCCTTCAGCTGCGATATGCCCTGCGCGAATACGTTGAGATTGCCGAACGTTTAGAGGAAGGTGCCGAGGCCGGTTGGGCGCGGGAGCAACTGGCGAGCCTGGATAAAAACATCGAGGTGCACGCCTGGGATGGAGAATGGTATTTACGCGCCTACCGATACGACGGTCTTAAGTTCGGGTCACGCGAAAACGACGAAGGCTCGATCTTTATGAATCCGCAAAGTTGGGCGGTGCTCAGCGGGCATGCAACGGGCGACCGCGCGACGCAGGTGATGGAGTCGATGCACAACCAATTGGCCACCGACTATGGCGTGATGATTTGCACTCCGCCCTATGTGAAGACAGATCCCGAGGTGTGCCTCGGCCGACTCTTCAATCCGGGCATGAAGGAAAACGGCGGGGTGTTTAATCATACGCAGGGCTGGGCGGTGATGGCCGCCGCCGAACTGGGCATGGGTGACCGTGCCTGGGAATATATGCGCAACGTGATGCCTGCCAGTTATAACGACCGCGCCGAGATCCGGCAGGTTGAGCCCTATGTCGTTTGTCAGAGTACACACAGCCTGTTCAGTCCGCGCTATGGCGCCGGGCGGCTCTCCTGGCTTTCGGGATCCGCCGTCTGGAACCATGTGGCTATGACGTCTGCCATACTAGGCCTGAAGTCGGAATATGACGGCTTCCGAATTGATCCCTGCATCCCGTCCGAATGGCCGGGTTTCAAGGCCGAGCGCATGTTCCGGGGAAGGAAGCTAAACATTGAAGTCCGCAATCCCAATGGTGCGCAGAAGGGCGTAAAGGAACTCATGCTTAACGGCGAGCAGTTGAGCGGAACCCTGATTCCCGGTGATCTGTTGAAAGACGAAAACGAAATTGTTGCGGTGATGTAG
- a CDS encoding glycoside hydrolase family 26 protein, translated as MEHQPVNPNASDSARELLEKLYALRGKTILSAQHDYIGSGTRYNDQVAELVGRSPSIFGGDFSFTYCGEKPEAIHHCGPANLTEPGHGIDQWEYRPEKVFAPESPPQFLDVDLRDSRQALVERCIALHRAGRLITLMWHCPTPDKGDVSGNADLWSHGAFAEEKWQEVLTPGTKLHRQWEEQVDRMAVYLKQLQQADVPVLWRPYHEMNGGWFWWGNRSDFSRLWRQLYVRLTEVHDLNNLLWVWNPNAPRDTPGDEAGAYADCYPGGDVVDVLATDVYHNDYRDSHYTDLLELADGKPIALGEVGHLPEPDLLKQRPLWSWVMPWGGLLFRFNSEERIRETYSAIS; from the coding sequence GTGGAACACCAACCGGTAAACCCGAACGCATCGGATTCCGCGAGGGAACTGCTGGAAAAACTATATGCTTTGCGCGGTAAGACGATCCTTTCGGCACAGCACGATTATATCGGTAGCGGAACGCGGTATAATGATCAGGTTGCTGAACTTGTCGGTCGGTCGCCATCGATCTTCGGCGGCGATTTCAGTTTTACCTATTGCGGGGAAAAACCGGAGGCCATTCACCATTGCGGCCCGGCCAACCTGACCGAACCTGGGCATGGGATTGACCAATGGGAGTACCGTCCCGAAAAGGTATTCGCGCCGGAATCACCTCCGCAGTTTCTGGATGTGGATTTGCGCGACTCGCGTCAGGCGCTGGTGGAACGCTGCATTGCATTGCACCGGGCGGGACGTCTCATCACGCTGATGTGGCATTGCCCGACGCCCGACAAGGGCGATGTGAGCGGCAATGCCGACCTTTGGTCGCACGGAGCTTTCGCGGAAGAAAAGTGGCAGGAAGTTTTAACACCGGGCACAAAGCTCCATCGCCAATGGGAAGAGCAGGTGGATCGCATGGCCGTTTATCTGAAACAACTGCAGCAGGCCGATGTTCCTGTTCTATGGCGACCGTATCATGAAATGAATGGTGGTTGGTTCTGGTGGGGGAACCGCTCGGACTTTTCCCGCTTGTGGCGACAACTCTATGTCCGCTTGACCGAGGTGCACGACCTCAACAATCTTCTTTGGGTGTGGAATCCCAATGCACCGCGCGATACGCCGGGTGATGAAGCCGGAGCTTATGCGGATTGTTATCCGGGTGGCGATGTGGTGGATGTGCTGGCAACGGATGTTTACCACAACGATTACCGCGACTCGCATTATACGGATCTGCTGGAGCTGGCAGACGGTAAGCCGATCGCATTGGGTGAAGTTGGGCATCTACCGGAGCCGGACTTGCTGAAGCAGCGACCGCTTTGGTCGTGGGTTATGCCGTGGGGCGGTCTCCTCTTCCGCTTCAACAGCGAGGAGCGCATTCGCGAAACTTATTCCGCGATCAGCTGA
- a CDS encoding ATP-binding protein — translation MKRIYESIITDHFQRNAEMLFISGARQVGKTTTTRGFATEGLYLDWDVQEDRSDIIQGQRHLSDRLGASVGQTIVFDELHKFADWKNFIKGFYDLHRPLAWKTIVTGSTRLDTYRKGGDSLLGRYFHLQMFPLSTAELARTEFSPQDVHSPEKIDAEAWEALLEFGGFPQPLLKAEKRFHRQWRRTRQDRLFQEDIRTLGGAYDLAKIELLAELILLNASSSLNHSSYARSVRASVESIQRWITLLQQLSYCFTIRPWTKNIARSIAKEPRLYLGDWSAIADPGKRNENFIACSLLKAVEGWNDTGLGSYSLHYVRTKEKREVDFLITKDNAAWLLLEAKTSETDLSPHLDYFQKITGAPHALQAVINLPYQDIDCFSVKAPAVVPAQTLLSQLL, via the coding sequence ATGAAACGGATATATGAATCCATCATAACAGATCATTTCCAACGCAATGCGGAGATGCTGTTTATCTCAGGCGCAAGGCAGGTGGGCAAAACCACGACAACACGAGGATTTGCGACGGAGGGACTCTATCTGGATTGGGATGTGCAGGAAGACCGATCCGACATTATCCAAGGGCAAAGGCACTTGTCCGATCGTTTGGGAGCTTCGGTCGGCCAGACCATTGTTTTCGATGAGCTCCATAAATTTGCGGACTGGAAAAACTTCATCAAAGGATTCTACGACCTCCACCGGCCGCTTGCGTGGAAGACCATTGTTACCGGTAGCACCAGATTGGATACCTATCGCAAAGGCGGTGACAGCCTGCTGGGGCGCTACTTTCATCTTCAGATGTTTCCACTTTCCACCGCCGAGCTGGCGCGCACCGAGTTCTCTCCTCAGGATGTGCATTCGCCGGAAAAAATCGATGCCGAAGCATGGGAAGCCCTGCTGGAATTCGGGGGGTTTCCCCAACCACTTCTGAAAGCCGAAAAACGTTTTCATCGGCAATGGCGGCGTACCCGCCAAGATCGACTGTTCCAGGAAGACATACGCACATTGGGGGGTGCTTATGATTTGGCAAAGATCGAATTACTTGCCGAGCTCATCCTGCTAAACGCATCGAGCTCGCTCAACCACTCTTCCTATGCGAGAAGCGTTCGCGCCTCGGTGGAATCCATTCAGCGATGGATCACCTTGCTGCAACAATTGTCCTACTGCTTTACCATACGCCCCTGGACAAAGAACATCGCACGCTCTATCGCAAAGGAACCCAGACTCTACCTTGGCGATTGGTCTGCCATTGCCGACCCAGGCAAGCGCAATGAAAACTTCATTGCCTGTTCATTGCTCAAGGCCGTTGAAGGTTGGAACGATACTGGACTAGGCAGCTATTCCCTCCACTATGTACGCACCAAGGAAAAGCGGGAAGTCGATTTCCTGATCACGAAGGATAATGCAGCGTGGCTTCTCCTGGAGGCAAAAACATCTGAAACGGATTTATCTCCGCACCTTGATTATTTCCAGAAAATAACCGGAGCACCACACGCCTTGCAGGCCGTAATCAATCTTCCCTATCAGGATATCGACTGCTTCTCAGTCAAAGCTCCGGCCGTTGTGCCTGCGCAAACCCTGCTTTCCCAGCTACTATAG
- a CDS encoding alpha-L-rhamnosidase-related protein, which produces METDLFIWHEPSGSGRNRFCRFRQEFELDAVSDSATINLFADSRYRLWVNGTFIGYGPVRFVPAHPEYDTYDLAPHLTEGDNTILVEVTSFGSNTFQSTRDSRAGFIAWGEVAGIDLSTPGNWQCSTSDAWDSEAPAFTFALGAAEILDTRKQDSNEWHPPCPVGNQKLWGKREPRSVPYPSLEKLKPDALTGPYNIANDEQIIGFRQYDPAFDLEAEERRWTRYECQIHSSEEQTVEIGIFWGNHFLNGQPLECRNDERRGNRQNTTLHLSKGWNQLNGEVEQLEEVWGFFLGIPRNAGLTVRDLRHTELLPSADSHSNDWKTVPIDAEPQLPARIRAWDLPVEKEETGIQSWVYEFKNEFDGFVVVEVDAPEGAILDIGYDDWLRDDGLINLYGTNPFVNTIDRYILKGGTQRIQGFHVRGGHYLQLTLTGQGTINDVHVLSANPEFPMIGSFECSDPILSKVWNMSARTLEVSTEDSYSDCPWRERGTYLGDGYVNIHMHRMLNCDTRIQNRFLRLFAQSQFGNGQMPSSAPSWMQTSLEDYTLIWILCLHDYWVMTQDSSLVEELWPTVETILASPEWQADETGLWNADHLNLFIDWGVLPGERRGKGNAALNAFRIRALENAAALAPEDRARELRSEALVVREAFVKNLWIEEEGRYAPSLGESTTALHANILALLFNIGDTRKVCSYVKEQLNTNLTRENGQAEYYFLFYALEALYQNGEAAFAEQLIRDHWGLMLENDSGTLWECFSRGMRQVGSRCHSWAGAPLVTAIRHTLGVRQRDPLNPDKLVIAPNVETIDWARGTYPHPKGDIRVEWKKVDGRIEISLSAPRGIEVESTPI; this is translated from the coding sequence ATGGAAACAGACCTCTTCATCTGGCACGAACCTTCAGGCTCCGGCCGCAACCGGTTTTGCCGCTTCCGACAGGAGTTTGAGCTGGATGCTGTTTCTGACTCGGCAACCATCAACCTCTTCGCCGACTCGCGCTACCGCCTATGGGTCAACGGCACATTCATCGGTTATGGCCCCGTCCGCTTCGTTCCTGCGCACCCCGAGTACGACACCTACGACCTTGCCCCCCATCTCACAGAGGGCGACAATACCATCCTGGTCGAAGTCACGTCCTTTGGCTCGAACACCTTTCAAAGCACGCGCGATAGCCGGGCAGGATTCATCGCATGGGGCGAGGTCGCCGGCATCGATCTCTCCACGCCCGGCAACTGGCAATGCAGTACATCCGATGCCTGGGACTCCGAAGCCCCGGCTTTCACGTTTGCCCTCGGGGCCGCCGAAATCCTCGATACACGGAAACAAGATTCAAACGAATGGCATCCGCCCTGCCCGGTCGGGAACCAGAAGCTTTGGGGCAAACGTGAGCCGCGCTCGGTGCCCTACCCATCACTTGAAAAACTAAAACCCGATGCGCTGACCGGCCCATACAATATCGCCAACGACGAACAGATCATCGGCTTCCGTCAATACGACCCTGCCTTCGACCTTGAGGCCGAAGAGCGCCGTTGGACGCGCTACGAATGCCAGATCCATTCCTCCGAAGAACAGACCGTGGAAATCGGCATTTTCTGGGGCAACCATTTCCTGAACGGGCAACCGCTCGAATGCCGCAACGATGAACGGCGCGGCAACCGTCAAAACACCACGCTTCATCTTTCCAAAGGCTGGAATCAACTGAACGGCGAAGTGGAACAACTCGAAGAAGTTTGGGGATTTTTCCTCGGCATTCCCCGCAACGCCGGCCTTACCGTCCGCGACCTGCGCCATACCGAGCTTCTGCCTTCCGCCGACAGTCATTCCAACGATTGGAAAACCGTTCCTATCGATGCTGAGCCGCAACTGCCTGCGCGGATACGCGCGTGGGATCTGCCCGTTGAAAAAGAAGAAACGGGCATTCAAAGCTGGGTCTATGAATTTAAAAACGAATTCGACGGCTTCGTGGTGGTGGAGGTCGATGCCCCGGAAGGTGCCATCCTCGACATTGGCTACGACGACTGGCTGCGCGATGATGGACTCATCAACCTCTATGGCACCAACCCGTTCGTTAACACCATCGACCGCTACATCCTCAAAGGCGGCACACAACGGATACAAGGATTTCATGTGCGCGGCGGGCACTACCTTCAACTAACGCTCACCGGCCAGGGCACCATCAACGACGTCCATGTGCTCAGCGCCAATCCCGAATTTCCAATGATTGGAAGTTTCGAGTGTTCCGACCCCATCCTTTCCAAGGTTTGGAACATGAGCGCCCGCACGCTGGAGGTTTCCACCGAGGATTCCTATTCCGACTGCCCGTGGCGCGAACGCGGAACCTACCTCGGCGACGGCTACGTCAACATCCACATGCACCGCATGCTTAACTGCGACACCCGCATACAAAACCGTTTCCTCCGCCTCTTCGCGCAATCGCAGTTTGGCAACGGCCAGATGCCCTCGTCCGCCCCGTCGTGGATGCAGACTTCACTGGAAGACTACACGCTCATCTGGATCCTCTGCCTGCACGATTACTGGGTCATGACGCAGGACTCCTCGCTGGTTGAGGAACTGTGGCCAACCGTGGAAACCATTCTCGCCAGCCCCGAATGGCAGGCAGACGAAACCGGGCTATGGAATGCCGATCATCTCAACCTCTTCATCGACTGGGGCGTGCTTCCCGGCGAACGCAGGGGCAAAGGCAACGCAGCGCTCAACGCCTTCCGCATCCGGGCATTGGAAAACGCCGCCGCGCTAGCGCCGGAAGATCGCGCTCGCGAATTACGTTCTGAAGCCCTGGTGGTGCGTGAAGCGTTTGTGAAAAACCTTTGGATCGAAGAGGAAGGCCGCTATGCACCGAGCCTTGGCGAAAGCACGACCGCCCTGCACGCCAACATCCTTGCGTTGCTGTTCAACATTGGCGACACGCGGAAAGTCTGCAGTTACGTAAAAGAACAACTCAATACAAACCTGACCAGAGAGAACGGACAGGCGGAATACTACTTTCTATTCTATGCCCTCGAAGCGCTCTATCAAAACGGGGAAGCCGCATTTGCGGAGCAACTCATCCGAGATCATTGGGGACTCATGCTCGAAAACGATTCCGGTACCCTTTGGGAATGCTTCAGCCGAGGCATGCGGCAGGTCGGCAGCCGTTGCCACTCCTGGGCGGGCGCTCCGCTCGTAACCGCCATCCGCCACACCCTCGGCGTCCGACAACGCGACCCGCTCAATCCCGACAAGCTGGTCATCGCCCCCAACGTCGAAACCATCGACTGGGCAAGAGGCACCTACCCCCACCCCAAAGGCGACATCCGCGTTGAGTGGAAAAAGGTGGATGGCAGGATTGAGATCTCACTAAGCGCTCCTAGAGGAATAGAAGTGGAATCCACACCCATCTAA
- a CDS encoding PEP-CTERM sorting domain-containing protein produces the protein MKGKLILVSAMAASIASATIIHNTPAINGTYALDATGNTPSALSGVGIFTNPNTADIGTVARYYTGTISAGYNPASWQAGFKLQLLNSGNANVISIGNQRGDNNWGYWVGTAGNQVDLSQTVAAGDLDYQIKVSNEAWNKGTVEIFFGANATAASEGTADITLNDLVISGISSIAVDINYNSGSGNTATVSNFAVGDEWVAIPEPATMGMIGLFGGGILFIRRIFMV, from the coding sequence ATGAAAGGTAAACTAATCCTCGTTTCGGCAATGGCGGCTTCCATTGCATCGGCCACAATTATCCATAACACCCCGGCAATCAATGGGACATACGCTCTCGATGCCACAGGCAATACACCCTCTGCACTAAGTGGAGTCGGAATTTTCACCAATCCGAACACGGCGGATATCGGTACCGTTGCAAGGTATTATACCGGCACGATCAGCGCAGGTTACAACCCGGCATCCTGGCAGGCAGGCTTTAAACTGCAGCTTCTGAATAGTGGAAATGCGAATGTAATATCCATCGGGAACCAGCGAGGCGATAACAACTGGGGCTACTGGGTAGGAACAGCCGGCAACCAGGTAGATTTGTCTCAAACCGTTGCAGCTGGCGACCTGGACTACCAAATCAAAGTCTCCAACGAGGCATGGAACAAAGGAACCGTCGAAATATTCTTCGGTGCAAATGCAACCGCCGCTTCGGAAGGAACGGCGGATATTACGCTCAACGACCTCGTAATTTCCGGCATCTCATCCATTGCCGTGGACATCAACTATAATAGCGGAAGTGGCAACACCGCCACGGTTTCCAATTTCGCTGTCGGTGATGAATGGGTGGCCATCCCGGAACCGGCCACCATGGGTATGATCGGGCTGTTCGGTGGTGGAATCCTGTTCATCCGCAGAATCTTCATGGTTTAA